The Leifsonia poae region CGAGAATCTCGGAGCGCTGGAGGAACTCGCAGGCAATCTGCGCTGGTCGTGGCACGAGCCGACGCGGCAGCTTTTCGCCCGGATCTCATCGGAGCTCTGGCAGCAGGTCGGGCATGATCCGATCGCGCTCCTCGGCGCTGTTGACCCGGCCCGCCTGGCCGAGCTCGCCGCTGATCCCGGCTACGTCGACTGGGCGAATCACCTGCGCGACGATCTGCGTTCGTACCTGACCGAGCCTCGCTGGTATCAGTCGCTTGACGATTCCGCGCCGCGCTCGATCGCATACTTCTCGCCGGAGTTCGGGATCGCCGCCGCGCTTCCGCAGTACTCCGGCGGTCTCGGCATCCTGGCGGGCGACCATTTGAAGGCCGCGAGCGACCTCGGCGTGCCGCTTGTCGGCGTGGGCCTCTTCTACCGGTCCGGCTATTTCTCGCAGGCGATCACCCCGGACGGCTGGCAGCTGGAAAGCTACCCCGTGCTCGACCCGGACGGCCTGCCGCTCTCTGTCCTGCGCAACCCGGACGGGACGGCCGTCCAGATCACGCTCGCCCTCCCGAACGGAGTGCTCCACGCGCGGGTGTGGCAGGCGGCCGTCGGACGCGTTCGACTGCTGCTGCTCGACACCGATGTCCCCGAGAACGAGGAGCGCCTGCGCTCGGTGACAGACCGGCTGTACGGCGGCGGCGGTGAGCACCGGCTGCTGCAGGAGCTGCTGCTCGGGATCGGCGGCGTTCGCGCCATCAAAGCCTGGGCCGAGCTGAACGACGCCCCGGCGGCCGAAGTCTTCCACACCAATGAGGGGCATGCCGGGTTCCTCGGCCTGGAGCGGATCTCCGACCTCATCGGCGAGGGGCTCACCTTCGACGAGGCACTGCAGGTGGTGCGCGCCGGAACGGTGTTCACGACGCACACGCCGGTCCCGGCAGGGATCGACCGCTTCGATCGAGCGCTGGTGGAGCAGTACTTCTCGACCGATCTGCTGCCCGGGGTCGCCCCCCAGGATGTGCTCGCGCTCGGCGCCGAGGACTACCCGGGAGGCGCTCCCGAGATGTTCAACATGGCCGTGATGGGGCTGCGGCTCGGCCAGCACGCCAACGGTGTCTCGCGGCTGCACGGAGACGTGAGCCGGCACATGTTCAACGGCCTGTACCCGGGGTTCGACCCCGACGAGGTGCCGATCGATTCGGTGACGAACGGTGTGCACGCGCCCACCTGGACCGATCCGATGCTCCGCGCGCTGGCCGAAGAGCGGCTCGGTACCGATGACACGACGACCGCCGATTGGGCGAACGGGTCGGCGGTGAGCGACCTCGACCTGTGGTCCGTGCGCACCAGGATGCGCGAGCAGCTGGTCGGCGACGCCCGGCGACGTCTGCAGGCGGCTTGGGAGAATCAGAACCCGGGCGGCATCGCCCCGGCGTGGATGAACGACCTGCTCGACCCGGCCGTTCTGACGATCGGCTTCGCCCGTCGCGTCCCCACCTACAAGCGGCTCACGCTGATGCTGCACAACCCGGAGCGGCTCCGGGCAATCCTGACGAACCCTGAGCGACCGGTTCAGATCGTGATCGCCGGCAAATCGCATCCGGCCGACGACGAGGGCAAGCGGCTCATCCAGAAGCTCGTGCAGTTCGCTTCGGAGCCGGAGATCCGCACGCGCATGGTCTTCCTGCCTGACTACGACATCGGCATGGCCCAGCTGCTCTACCCGGGAACCGACATCTGGCTGAACAATCCGCTGCGCCCGCTCGAAGCCTGCGGAACCTCGGGCATGAAGGCGGCCCTGAACGGCGCCCTCAACCTTTCGATCCTCGACGGCTGGTGGAACGAGTTCTACGACGGCGAGAACGGCTGGGCGATCCCGTCGGCGGATGCGGCCGGCGATGGGGCGGAGCGGGATGCCCTGGAGGCCGAGGCGCTCTACGACCTGATCGAGAACCAGATCGCCCCGCGGTTCTACGAGCGCGACGGCGACGGTGTGCCCGGCGCCTGGGTGGGCCAGATCCGGCACACCCTCTCCACGCTGTCGCCACAGCTGAGCGCGGCCCGAATGGTGCGCGAATACGTGACGCGGCTCTATGTGCCCGCCTGCGGGTTCGAGCGCCGCCTCACTGTCGACGGTTTCGCCGCGGCCCGCGACCTCGCTGCCTGGAAGCGGCGGGTGCGGGCGGCCTGGCCCGGGGTCAACGTCGCTCATGTCGAATCAGGTGGGGTGGATGCTGTGCCCCAGGTGGGCGATGAGCTCCATGTGCGCGCGCTGGTCGACCTGAACGGGCTCGCCCCCGACGAGGTCGAGGTGCAGGTGGTCTATGGCCGCAGCCACGAAGGCGATGAGCTGACAGACGTTCGCCATTCGGCGCTGGACGCCGATCCGAATCGACCGGGCGGTCACGACGGCTCGACGACGGTCGAGTACCGGGGCACCGTAGAGCTGGCCTGGGCGGGGGCCTTCGGCTACACGGTGCGTGTGGTGCCGAAGAACGAGCTGCTGCTCGGTGTCGCGGAGCTTGGGCTGGTGGCGGTGGCCTCCTGATGCGCTACCCGCGACCCCTCGCGCCGGGCGACACGATTGCCGTGACCGCGACGTCGAGCGGTGTCCAGGAGGATGCGATGCCCCTGCTCGACGCGGCCGTGCGCCGGCTGCGCGATAGCGGATACGAGGTCGTGCTCGGCGACTGCCTGCTGGGCGGCACCCACATCAGCGCGCCGGCGGCCGACCGCGCGGCGGAGCTGATGGCGATGCTGCTCGATCCGGCCGTCAGCGCCGTCGTCCCGCCATGGGGCGGCGAGACCGGCATCGATCTACTGCCGCTGCTCGACTTCGATGCGTTGCGGGCGGCCGAACCGACGTGGTTCGCCGGATACTCAGACACATCGACCCTGCTGACTCCGATCACGCTGCTCACCGGCACTGCCACACTGCACAGCGGCAATCTCGTCGACGTCCCGAACCGCCTCCCCGGGTCGTTCTCGTCATGGCTCGATGTGGCGGGACTGGCGGCGGGGAGCGTTCTCCGCCAGGAGTCCTCTGCGCTCCGCTGGCGACGCCTGGACGGTGGGAACGGTGAGCTCGACCTCAGCGGCCGGCTCATCGGCGGCTGCATCGAGACGATCACACACATTACGGGAAGCCCGTTCGGCGGCACCTCCGCTCTCGGACCGACCATCGTCTACGTCGAGGCCTGCGAAGACGGGGCATTTTCGATCTGCCGCGCTCTGCACGGGATGCGCCTGGCCGGCTTCTTCGATTCGGCCGTCGCCGTGCTCATCGGCCGCAGCTCCGCGCCCGATGCGCCGTCCCTGACCCAGGACGACGCCGTGCGCGATGCCCTCGGCATGCTGGGGGTCCCGATCGTCGCCGATGTGGAGTTCGGTCATGTGCCGCCCCAGCTGACCATCGTCAACGGCGCCCTCGGTCGGCTGCGCTGGTCGCAGCACGAGAATGTGCTGGAGCAGACTCTCGCCTGAGTGCTTTCCGGCTCAGGCGTCCCTGGCGATGGCGGCGAAAACGCCCCCGGTGATGCGGAGCAGGTCGTCCGGGGCAAGCTCGACATCGAGGCCGCGCTTTCCGCCGGAGACGTAGACGGTGTCGAAGAGCTGCGCCGTCTCGTCGACGATGGTCGGGTGTGCCGTCTTCTGTCCG contains the following coding sequences:
- a CDS encoding S66 family peptidase translates to MTATSSGVQEDAMPLLDAAVRRLRDSGYEVVLGDCLLGGTHISAPAADRAAELMAMLLDPAVSAVVPPWGGETGIDLLPLLDFDALRAAEPTWFAGYSDTSTLLTPITLLTGTATLHSGNLVDVPNRLPGSFSSWLDVAGLAAGSVLRQESSALRWRRLDGGNGELDLSGRLIGGCIETITHITGSPFGGTSALGPTIVYVEACEDGAFSICRALHGMRLAGFFDSAVAVLIGRSSAPDAPSLTQDDAVRDALGMLGVPIVADVEFGHVPPQLTIVNGALGRLRWSQHENVLEQTLA
- the glgP gene encoding alpha-glucan family phosphorylase; this translates as MKAIRRFTVRAVLPENLGALEELAGNLRWSWHEPTRQLFARISSELWQQVGHDPIALLGAVDPARLAELAADPGYVDWANHLRDDLRSYLTEPRWYQSLDDSAPRSIAYFSPEFGIAAALPQYSGGLGILAGDHLKAASDLGVPLVGVGLFYRSGYFSQAITPDGWQLESYPVLDPDGLPLSVLRNPDGTAVQITLALPNGVLHARVWQAAVGRVRLLLLDTDVPENEERLRSVTDRLYGGGGEHRLLQELLLGIGGVRAIKAWAELNDAPAAEVFHTNEGHAGFLGLERISDLIGEGLTFDEALQVVRAGTVFTTHTPVPAGIDRFDRALVEQYFSTDLLPGVAPQDVLALGAEDYPGGAPEMFNMAVMGLRLGQHANGVSRLHGDVSRHMFNGLYPGFDPDEVPIDSVTNGVHAPTWTDPMLRALAEERLGTDDTTTADWANGSAVSDLDLWSVRTRMREQLVGDARRRLQAAWENQNPGGIAPAWMNDLLDPAVLTIGFARRVPTYKRLTLMLHNPERLRAILTNPERPVQIVIAGKSHPADDEGKRLIQKLVQFASEPEIRTRMVFLPDYDIGMAQLLYPGTDIWLNNPLRPLEACGTSGMKAALNGALNLSILDGWWNEFYDGENGWAIPSADAAGDGAERDALEAEALYDLIENQIAPRFYERDGDGVPGAWVGQIRHTLSTLSPQLSAARMVREYVTRLYVPACGFERRLTVDGFAAARDLAAWKRRVRAAWPGVNVAHVESGGVDAVPQVGDELHVRALVDLNGLAPDEVEVQVVYGRSHEGDELTDVRHSALDADPNRPGGHDGSTTVEYRGTVELAWAGAFGYTVRVVPKNELLLGVAELGLVAVAS